The Planktothrix serta PCC 8927 genome contains the following window.
TAGCCGCCGCTAGTTTTGCTCCTAGCAAATATCTAGGCCAATTAATTCTCAGCGCCGCCTCTGGAGCAAGTTTTATTTTAACCTTAGTCGTGATTCGGTTATCTTTAGGCTGGTACTATATTAGATCCCGTCTGTTGAGTTCTAAAATTTTTTATGAAGAATCAGGATGGTATGACGGCCAAACGTGGCTAAAAACCCCTGAACTTTTAGCCCAAGATCAACTGATTCTCGCCCACCAAGTTCAACCGATTCTAACTCGATTACGAAAAACTTATTACGGTTTAGTAGGATTGTTAGCAGGAGGCGGACTAATCTGGATCTTATTGTAAATACTCACCGAATCCAATTCAAATATAATCTTAAATATGACACGGGGAAAACGAACACAAGCCAAAGAACTAGAAGTTAGACTCCTGCGGGAAGGACTGGTTGAGTCTATCCATCGAGTTCAAGCAACCGTCTGTGATAATCGAGGACGAGTGTTATCTGTGGCCGGAAATTCCGATACAGCAACCTTTATCCGGTCTGCCTTAAAACCGTTTCAAGCTCTACCTGTGATCACCACAGGCACACTCGAACGATATGATTTAACCGATATTGATTTAGCGATTATTTGTAGTTCTCATCAAGGAAGCATCGAACAAGCGCGACAAGCGTTTAATATTCTCTGGCGAGCGGATGTTGACCCCGTACAACTCCAGTGTCCCATTCCTGAAGGCAAAAATAGCCGTCTGCAACATGGTTGTTCTGGGAAACACGCCGGAATGTTAGCCATTTGTCAACAATGCCATTGGCCGTTAGAAAGCTATTTGCAACGGAAACATCCCCTACAACAACTCATTATCGGTAAAGTCGGAGAATTATTAGGATTACCCCCCGATGAGTTCCTCAGCGCCAGGGATGACTGCGGCGCACCTACCTATTATCTGGAATTAAGCCAAATGGCGATTCTCTACGCTCAATTGGCGTCCGGGGATAACCTCGATAGAGAGCGCATTGTTCGCGCCATGACCCATCACCCGGAAATGGTCGCCGGAGTTGGACGTTTTGATACGGAATTAATGCGCTTAACGGAGGGGGAACTCGTGAGTAAATCTGGGGCGGAAGGGGTGCAATGTGTGGGACGCATTGGCGAAGGTATGGGATTAGCGATTAAAGTTA
Protein-coding sequences here:
- a CDS encoding CGLD27 family protein, coding for MRDVSVSICPVPPEQRPVNEYQELKASWFFSWVTLNWPQYLRKLVWVWLISWVIFCPVAAASFAPSKYLGQLILSAASGASFILTLVVIRLSLGWYYIRSRLLSSKIFYEESGWYDGQTWLKTPELLAQDQLILAHQVQPILTRLRKTYYGLVGLLAGGGLIWILL
- a CDS encoding asparaginase, encoding MTRGKRTQAKELEVRLLREGLVESIHRVQATVCDNRGRVLSVAGNSDTATFIRSALKPFQALPVITTGTLERYDLTDIDLAIICSSHQGSIEQARQAFNILWRADVDPVQLQCPIPEGKNSRLQHGCSGKHAGMLAICQQCHWPLESYLQRKHPLQQLIIGKVGELLGLPPDEFLSARDDCGAPTYYLELSQMAILYAQLASGDNLDRERIVRAMTHHPEMVAGVGRFDTELMRLTEGELVSKSGAEGVQCVGRIGEGMGLAIKVMDGSHRAKYATAIHLLKQMGWITPTIAETLGEKFLTLSDFKRLDVIGELSFL